From the genome of Halomonas sp. HAL1:
GTGCATTTTTAGATTATTCGGTACGTCTCACTTAGCTATGCTGCCGTCCTTCAAAACCTTAAATTGACACCATGATTGGACATGTCTCATCCCAAAGTCAGCTGGTCACTATCCAGGAAGGCCTATAAGTTCAAGTGCCCTAACCCTAAAAAGGAAAATGTCCCTTGCGAAGCTTCTGTGATGAAATTCTTCAGTAAAGTAGGCATCACTCGTGGTGATTTACCCAAATAGCCCTCTTTCCCAGAGGGTTGCTACGCATATTGCTTTAATACTGTCTCTGAATGACATAGATCAGTAAAGATTAATTAAAAAAGGCAGTATGCTCGGCTAACACTCCAAGTCCAATACCAATTAAAACGATCCCACCGATCAGCTCAGCCCAATGGCTAACGTATTTGCCAAGCTGGTGACCCAACAAGGTGCCAATTGATGCCATGACAGTAGTGGCTAAACCAATAGCTAAGCTGGTAGCGATGATATTAGCATCAATAAAGGCGAGGCTTGCACCAACGGCCATGGCATCAATACTCGTAGCAATAGCCGTTAATATCAATAACCATAGTGTTTGCTTTTCTTGGGCTATTTTGTCTTCTTTGCATAGGCCCGAATACACCATATGTAAACCAATAACCACTAAGATCGAGAACGCAACCCAGTGATCCCAAGCCTGCACAAAGCGCTGCGATGCTACCCCGGCCAACCAGCCCAGCAGGGGTGTTATGGTCTCGATAGTACCAAATATCAACCCAATGCTGATGGCGTGCCGAAACGAGGGTTTTTGTAGCTCAGCGCCTTTGCTGATGGAAGCAGCGAAGGCGTCTGCCGACATGGAAAAGGCCAAAATCAATATGGTGGCAAATGTCATGACATGGTGTCTCTGGCTGAAAATCCGACGCTCTAAATCAAGTCACCCAAAATGCCTGCTATACTTGAGTAAATTAGTCGGGTATTAAAAGACTTCCAACATTATCATTTCCGGCTAGATAAACAAGTCAAAACGCAAAAAAAATAGTTCGCCTTGTATAAGACACTTAGCATAGGCTAATCATGTTTCCTAAAACTTCACTTTTTCCCTGACTGCATTAATAAGTGAATAATATCTCAAATATTATATATTAAATTTTAACCCAATAAACATAATATTATTAACGTTCCAACTCCTGCAGCTCCTAACGCGTCGAGCGTATCTATGAACTCATTTTCTGCCATTTTCAATACACTGAAAGAATAACAGCGACCAAGTAACTGTGATATACCATTTGACGTTACACTTAATACAGCGATAGTGATTTCGATGTTTTCTATTCCCGTTAACCATAGCAGAGTCGTTAGTAAAGCAATCAAAACAACGCTGACTTTAAAGGAAAGCCATTTAGCAGAATGATTAGAGGTACTGGCACCGCCTACCAAGCCCCCTGCTGCTGCCTTTTTTTTGGGTAGCAGCTGTCTCCAAAATCCTTGCTTGGAGTCCAATAGATGCGATAAAACCATGTGCATACACCAGAATAGTTGAGCAGAATGGAGAGCAGCTTGCCATGGAATACTTAACGATCACTTAAGCATTCATTAATTGGCGAGGCTCCGGCACGGTTGGCTAATATCTTCTGCCTGCTGATATACGTCCGTTGCTACGCCAAGCAACCCCAGCACGCTGTGAAATAAGTTATCGTGGGAAGCGGCTTGATCTGAGACTTGGCGTAAGCACTCCGTATCGAGTCCTCGCTGCTTTGAAAATGAGTTGGAAAGCCACCAAACCATAGGCACATGGGTCTGTTCATCGGGAGCAATGGCATAGGGAATGCCGTGCAAATATAGGCCATTTTCACCCAGTGATTCACCATGATCAGAGAGATAGATCATCGCAGTTGCGTAGTCATCCTGACGCTTTAACGTCTCAATCACCTGATCCAACACAGTGTCGGTATACAGAATGGCATTGTCGTAGCTGTTGGTAATGTCGTCTCTTGAGCACTTGGCTAAATCAGCGGTGGTGCAAGCGGGAACAAAACGTTCGTAGTCATCAGGGTAGCGTTGGTAATAGCTGGGGCCATGGTTGCCTAGCTGATGCAGCACAACAACCTGATCAACGGAGGTACCGCTAATTTGCTTGGTCAAGGCTTGAACCAGTGCTTCATCCAAGCATCGCCCTTCCTGACACAAAGACGCATACTCCTCTGGCGAGAGCGCTTTTGTCGTCACTCCGTCGCAGACACCTTTACAGCCTGACTGGTTATCAAGCCAGGTGGCCTCTAACCCGGCGTGGGCTAATACGTCCAGCAAGGATTCATGTTGCTGAGCATACAATTTTTCGTAATCGGCACGCCCTGGTAATGAAAACATGCAGGGTAATGAGACTGCTGTGCTTGTACCGCATGAGGAAACATCTGAAAAATTGATAACGTCAGGCTGCAGGGCAAGTTTAGGTGTGGTTTGGCGTTCATAACCATTTAACCCCCAATTCGCCGCCCGTACCGTTTCGCCCACCACGATGACGAGAAGTGTGGGTTTGTCACCCGCTTGTGAATTGATACGGGCGTCCTCACCCACCGGGGAACGCACCGTATTCGCGGAAGCGTGTTGGCTCGAAAGGGCCTGCGCCATCGAAACAATATAATTACCTGGGGTCACCAAGTAGCGTAGCTCTTTATTGTTGCGCATGAGTGACGACACTTCTTGGTAAGATAAGAAAATTGCTAACAGCAATATAGCAGTGCTGGCAAGGCAATAAGCCGAACGACGCAACACTGCCTTCTTCCAGGTTGACGGTGTGATTTTAACGCGCCAAATTATGATGGTTGGCAAACAGAAAAAGATGACTAAATGAATCAGTAATCCGGGTGTAAAAAGCTCTTGTGCCTCGTTAGTATCCGTTTGAAGCACGTTGTCTAACATTGAAGTATCAAAATAGGTGCCGTAATAGCTAGTGAAGTAACTGACGAAGGCGGCAATCAGAAAAAGCAAGGTTAATAATGGCTTCACCAACATTCGAAAAGCAAGGCTCACGAAGACCAAATAGTTAAGGCAGGTCATCACCAAAAACATATTGGCAAAAGTTAGCCACGTCTGGACGGCAAGAGGGTCATAGCCAGCAAAGGCTTGTTGCCAAAAAGAGACATTGTAAAAAACACTGAATATGACAACGGCCCATAAGACAAGCTGCTCCGTGCTTAATGTGGGGCGATAATGCCAAGCGGTGCCAACAACTTTTGAAGGCCATGATAGCAAAGGACGCATCGAAAGGCTCTCTGAATGAAAAGATTAATGAACGCTGGGGTGTAATAAGAATCTTGAAAGGACAAAGCTTACGGTCCAACAAATCATGACGGTCCAGAGGTCGTGGGAGAGAAAGTGCGCCCCGCGGAACTGTTGAGTGATCCCAAACGTAAGGCCAAGCCCTAAACCCAGCGAAAGCCCTGCCCATCGCCAATGGGGCCGTATGGCGGCAAAAAAGAAGTAGAGGGCTACCCACGTATATCCTGCGCTGGCATGCCCGGCGGGAAAGCAGGCGGATGCTGGCATTGAGGAAGGCCGTGTATTGAGCAAGCCAATAAAGTCTCGTTCACCACCATAGCGAACTAAATCCCAAGGGCATTCCATGTTCACAAGTTGTTTAAGCGTTGCGACAAGCAGCGTAGAAAGAAGCGTTGCGGAAAAAAGATATAAAAGCGGCGTGCGATACGCTTTAAAACGAGTTACCACGGTGCTTAGTATCAAAAGGAGGAGTGTGACTAAACCCATCGCTAAGCTTAGCCATTTACCGCCTGTGTGAAGAACATCTTGGGTAATCAAGGTATCTTTCCACGCCCAGGCATTACCTTGAAAGCGATATATAACGTCAGTTATCGTAAAATCTATGTTTAAAATACTGAAGACCGACATGGCGATTAGAAATAAAAGCCATACGGATGCTAGGGATTTGAGAACATTTAGTAGAGCAGCACGCATAGCCACACACCCATCATCATAAAAAGGGTCATCATGACGGCGGCAGCCCCCATGTCTTTAGCACGCCCGCTAAGTTCGTTATGTTCTAGTCCAATACGGTCAATGGTGCATTCGATGGCGGAGTTAATGAGTTCCACTATCACTACAAGGGTGAGTGAAGAAAACAGCAATGCTTTTTCTACGGAAGTGGCATTAACAAAAAATATAAAAGGGTAAAGGACGAGGCATAGTATCACCTCTTGTCTAAATGCAGACTCATTTATCCAGCAAGCTTTTAAACCCGATACTGCATTAATAGAAGCGCGGAAGATGCGTTTGACACCCGTGCCATTAGGTTTTGACGTCGTTGAAATAGGCAAGACAGTACTCTCGATAACGTAACAGTAGGGTCACTGTAAAGCGCAAAACTTAACGAACAGTTATGCGCTTTAATTCAGTAGCTAGAATGCAAAGGGGCAGCGCTGGGTGGTGTTCTAACCCGCTGTGTTGGTTGGTTTGTTGCCGAGGCCAGTTGAACGGGAGCGGTTGCGTTTTGTCCGTCAAGATTAGCGCTGATAGCGTCTATTACCGTGCTGATCTCTGGGCGCCACAGAATAGTGTCATAGGCTTCTCGTGGTACGAAGGCGAGTGATTTTTTCTGGCGTACTAGGGAAATGGTGGCGACATCGAGTGCTGCCGCTAAGTGCATAGGCCCGGAGTCTGGTGTCACGAGTAACCGCGCTCGCCCTAGAACAGCGGCAAAGTGACGAATAGGAAGCGGCGGGCATAAGCTACCATACAGTGATGACATCAAGCGCTGCTCAATAGGGGCTAGAAGCCTAAACTCCTCCGGTCCAAGGAAAACGACATAACGTATTTTGCAGGCTTCCATGGCATCGATGAGCATTAGCCAAAATGCCAACGGCCAACGTTTGTTTTGATGCCCGCCTACGAAGATCGCAATAAAGTCTGTATCTGATGAGTGGTCGCTATGCAGACTGAATAGCTGTCGTATCTTCGTCATGGCTTGATAGCGTTCCTGATCCGTTAGCTGGAGCAGTGGCCGATTATGGCAAGCAACACCGAGCGGGCGTGTCAAATTGACGATGGCATCATAGGCATGTGATGACTTACCTTCCGCCTCAATGTTGTACCAGCGCTGGTGACCTTTACCTGAACCCATGCTGTACCGTGCTCCTATTAACCGGGTCACGATAAAGCCGCTCGTTGAACCTCCGCTCACTTGTACCGCTAGATCATAGCGTTGTGCCCGTAAGCGTCGTAATAGCGTCACGCACTGCCAGGGACGGAGAATGGCGGTTCTCGACAGTAAATGAAAATGATCAACAGGACGTTGCTGCAACAGTGGCCATGTTTTATCCGTCGCTAAATAATCTATGCGCGCAGAAGGAAAACGTTCACGAAAAGCATCGATGACAGGGGTACTGATTAGCGCGTTGCCCAGACGAAAATTGGGGCGAATAATGAGAATTTTTTCTATGCCCACAAGGTTATTAATGGTTTCTGGTGCAGGCGCTTTGACGATATACCGTATACCTCCGAGTAAAAATCGCTTCATTCTTTTTTCTAAAAAACGGGCCATTATTTTTAAATAATAGTTTGTTCTAATCAGTGTTAGTAAGTGCATACTCTGGCGCTCTATTCAGTTAATAGAAAATGACCTGCCCGTGGTAGCGACAGGGCAGATTCAAAATGACCGCCAGTGAAGGCGCTGCTTTGGCTTTGCCCATGGCGAAAGAGGCAGCTTGAGCCTAAGTAACTTAAAGAAGAGTTAAGCTGCGTAAAAGGTTTGCAAAAAAGGGTGGCTGACTTACAGGTTGAATTCAGATGCGTATGCTTTGTGGGGGATACGTTGCCGTATTTAAGAAAAGCTTAAGTTTTAGTGGCGAAGATAGCGGTTTGTAGATTGGGGGAGCAGCATGCGTGCACTGCTAATAGAAGATGATTCCTTACTTGGGGATGGCATTAAAACGGCGCTGGAACGCGAGGGGTACACGGTCGATTGGTTTATGCTTGGCCGCGAGGCAATCAGCGCTATCGAAAGCGAGACATTCAGTGTGATTATTTTGGATCTTGGCCTGCCTGATATGGACGGCATGCAGGTACTGCATTTACTCCGTCAGCAATCCACTCTACCTATTTTGATTTTGACGGCCCGCGACGCAATGGAAGACCGTATTGGCGGTTTAGATGCGGGGGCTGATGACTATGTGCTCAAGCCTTTTAACTTGAAGGAGTTACTTGCCCGTTTGCGTGTCGTCATGCGACGCGCTGAGGGGCGCGCTTCGCAAGTATTGACACTGGGAGCGCTGAGTATTGATGAGGCGCGTCATGCGGTGAGTTGGCGGGGCAAAGACGTAAAGTTGGGTCGACGCGAGTATGCTCTATTGTTAGAGCTAGCCAGGCACCCCGACAGAGTGCTGTCTCGTCCCCGTTTGGAAAATCTGCTTTATGGTTGGGGCGAAGAGGTCGAGTCCAATGCGGTGGAGGTTCACATTCATCATCTGCGTAAAAAGCTTGAAAAGCATCTGATTATTAACGTGCGCGGGATTGGCTACCGGTTGGATAGTCAAGCACAATGATATCGATACGGCGTTATCTACTCCGCACGCTGGCCATAGCCCTGGTTGTTGCGGGGGGCGTCGCGTTTACCGCGGCCTACTTAATCACAGGTCATGAGTTAGAAGAAATTCTTGATACACAGCTCAGTCTGCATAGCCGGATTGTGGCTGGCCAACTCGATCCAAACGCGACAATTGACGACTATGCTCGCCTGGCTTCTCGGATGGGCCTTCCAGAACATCCGGCTCAGCTATATCGCGACGGGAACACAGTGCCTGTCAGCAGTCCTGAATCAGATCCCAAGCTTTACCACGAGGAAGAGCTTAAATTAGTCCTTGGTTTTTGGAATGCCGATGGCTCACCTAGGCTGCTAGGGGGCACATGGAATGATGCAGGCCCTTTCCCCGCCCCTTTAGAGGAGGGTTTTCGCTGGGAAAGCTACGATGGGCATCGCTGGCGGGTTTTCAGCATGTTCGATATTGCCAGCGATACCTGGATCAGCATGGGGCTACGCGGTTCGTTTCATGATGAAGTGGTGGAGCGCATCACCTGGAACAATTTATTGCCGATGCTCTTTTTGCTACCACTCCTCCTTTGGCTGATGAACCGTATTATCCGGCGAGGTACCGCGCCCATCCAAGCGCTTTCCAGCCAGGTGCAGGGCCGCTCCGCCCACGATCTGCGTCAAATCGATAATCTTGTTCCTCAAGAGCTTAATGAATTACGCCAATCGCTAAACGACTTTATCGCCCGGTTGAAAGAAACATTAGAACGCGAGCGGCGCTTCACTGCAGATGCGGCCCATGAATTACGCACGCCCTTGGCAGCGCTGAGAATCCACTTAGATAATGCGCAGGCAGGGGGAGAGCAATCATTACAAAAGGCTTATGTCGGGGTTGAGCGGCTTCAGCGGGTGGTAGAACAACTGCTTATTTTGGCTCGATTGGATCAAGGGGCCACAACCTCACCGGCCACTATCGATCTCTATCCGATTATTGCTGAACTGGTAGCTGAGCTGTGGCCACTCGCTGAAGAGCGAAACCAGCACCTGAGGCTAACAGGCTTAACCCAGTTGGAGACTCGCGCCGACGAAGTCGAGGTGGGTATTCTCTTTCGTAACCTCCTGGATAACGCCTTGCGCTATACGTCAGAAGGCGGTCAAGTGGAGGTAGAGTTAGCGTTTTGGGAAGGGTTGCCTCGGCTCACGGTGAGAGACACTGGCCCCGGACTCCCCGAGGCACTTTTGGATAAAGTCACTGAACGCTTTAGGCGCGCGTCTGGCCAGGGCACCACCGGCAGCGGATTGGGTTTGTCGATTGTCTCGGAGTTGGCCCAGCGCCAAAACGCATGCCTTACGCTTAGTAATCGCACGCCCAACGGTCTAGTGGTCAGTGTGACGTGGGGGTAACACCACACCAGCAGCAAGATTGCTGAGTCATTGGCTGGCCACTGCCAGGGATCGCCGATACGTTCAAGCAAGGAAAATGTTCTCTGCGAAGCTTCTGGGGTGAATGCCTTCAGTAAAATAGGCATCACCCGTGGTAATTTAACCTAATAGGCATCTATTAACTTGTCAGCCTTAATGTGTCACGAAGGCCATCGTGTATGGTGGTTATCAATGACAAATATGTGCCGATGCACATTTCTGGGATGATGGTGGGGATGGCGATGAGGTTCCGGCCCTTCCCACCCTTCATGCTCGTGTTGATGGTGTTCATCGTGATAGTGAAGATGACTATGACGAATAGGCGAGTGCTCATGCGCAATCTCTATTGGATCTCGACGAGGCCAAGCAAACGCAGCAAGCCCCGTCGCCGTTAAAGCCACGGTTCCGAGCATTGCGAATGTTCCTGCCATTCCCATATTCAGCCCTATCCACCCTGCCAACGGGTAGGTGATCAACCAGCAACCGTGTGACAAAGAGAATTGGGCAGCAAATAGCGCTGGACGATCCTCCGCCTGGCAAGAACGCTTGAGCAAGCGCCCTGTAGGGGTCATGACCATCGAAGCGCCTGCCCCCAGTAGCAACCATAGCCCGACAAGTCCCGCAAACGATGGGCCTAGCCAGCCTAAGTAGAGACTGAGCGCCATGATAACGCCACCCAACAGCATGACTGGTCGTTCAGGCAATCGATCCAGTACCTTGGGTAGCAATAAGGCCACCAACATGGAGCCCCCACCTGCGGCCGCAAAGGCCAAAGCTACTTCTTTCTCGCCAAGCCCCAACATAGAGCGAACAAGCACTACCGTATTGACGATCTGCATCGCTCCGGCGGCTGAGACCGCCAAGTTCAACGCCAACAAGCCGCGCAAACGAGGTGTTTTTAGATAAATCCGTATGCCGTAAGAAACGCGACGCCAAACGCCGGGAATATCCTCTAGCGGTTGTGACGCAGGCAACAGCACCGATATAACCAGTGAGGCAGAGATCACGAACGCCAGGGCGTTGAGTACAAACAGGACATCAAAGCTCATCACCATCAGCAATGTCGCTGCTACCATCGGGCTAAGAAGATTCTCTAAATCGTAGGCAAGGCGTGACAGGGATAATGCTCGCGTGTATTGCTCTTCGTCTTCTAGGATGTCTGGTATTGTCGCCTGGAAAACGGGCGTGAAGCCTGCTGAGCAAGCATTGAGTAGAAAGATCAGCACATAGATTTGCCACACTTCTGTAACGAAAGGCAGTGCGCAAACCACGGCTGCTCGCAGCAAGTCGAGGCTAACCAACAACATGCGTCGAGGTAGGCGTGAGGCGTAAGCACCCACCAGTGGCGCAATGCCCACGTAGGCAACCATCTTAATCGCCAGCGCTGTACCTAGTACGACACCCGCCTGCCCCCCAGCAAGATCATGAGCCAGTAACGCTAGGGCAACGGTGGTCAGACCGGTACCAATCAGTGCAATGACCTGAGCGAAAAAGAGATGGCGATAGACGCGATGGGCGAGTACATCGAGCATAGAACGTTCCTCACGAGAGGGGAGCTTAGATGCATTTACAGGTAGCGGGCAATGGCCTTGAACTCTTCAGCCCGCGCCCGCTGTGTTTGATCCTGAGCGCCCAAGGCATCCTCTAGGCAGTGATCGATATGATCTAAAACCAAGGCACGTTTGGCCTGTTGAATAGCCTTCTCAACCGCATGGAGCTGCTGGGCAATGTCTAGACAGTGGCGACCATCCTCTATCATCTGCGTCACACTCGAAAGATGCCCCCGAGCCCGGTTCAAGCGCTTGATGATGTCAGGATGTGACTGGTGCGTATGTATTGTCATTTTCTTTCCCTTATTCTATTCCTATCCCCCTGGAGGGGATGGTAATCTATTATTGCTACGCGGCGCTACGGCGTAAGCAAACTGTTATCTACTTTTTTATCATCAATTTTTGTCCTGGTTGCTTCAAATGCTCAATCGGCTGCGTCACCGCCTTGGCTATCTGACCCTGCTACTGCTGTTTTTGCCTAGCCTGATGCTTACCAGTGTGGGCGAAGCGAGTGCGCATGGCGCAATGAGCCTGGTTGGCGTTGAGTCATCTCACCAGGAGAGTGTGCAGAAGGGCCATGGGCATTCCCATGGGCATAAGCACGATGACGGTCGACATCTTTCTCATGAGAGCGGCAGTCACTTCCACGAACAAGCGGATCGCTTGGGGGCGGGCC
Proteins encoded in this window:
- a CDS encoding manganese efflux pump MntP family protein, with product MTFATILILAFSMSADAFAASISKGAELQKPSFRHAISIGLIFGTIETITPLLGWLAGVASQRFVQAWDHWVAFSILVVIGLHMVYSGLCKEDKIAQEKQTLWLLILTAIATSIDAMAVGASLAFIDANIIATSLAIGLATTVMASIGTLLGHQLGKYVSHWAELIGGIVLIGIGLGVLAEHTAFFN
- a CDS encoding phosphoethanolamine transferase, producing MRPLLSWPSKVVGTAWHYRPTLSTEQLVLWAVVIFSVFYNVSFWQQAFAGYDPLAVQTWLTFANMFLVMTCLNYLVFVSLAFRMLVKPLLTLLFLIAAFVSYFTSYYGTYFDTSMLDNVLQTDTNEAQELFTPGLLIHLVIFFCLPTIIIWRVKITPSTWKKAVLRRSAYCLASTAILLLAIFLSYQEVSSLMRNNKELRYLVTPGNYIVSMAQALSSQHASANTVRSPVGEDARINSQAGDKPTLLVIVVGETVRAANWGLNGYERQTTPKLALQPDVINFSDVSSCGTSTAVSLPCMFSLPGRADYEKLYAQQHESLLDVLAHAGLEATWLDNQSGCKGVCDGVTTKALSPEEYASLCQEGRCLDEALVQALTKQISGTSVDQVVVLHQLGNHGPSYYQRYPDDYERFVPACTTADLAKCSRDDITNSYDNAILYTDTVLDQVIETLKRQDDYATAMIYLSDHGESLGENGLYLHGIPYAIAPDEQTHVPMVWWLSNSFSKQRGLDTECLRQVSDQAASHDNLFHSVLGLLGVATDVYQQAEDISQPCRSLAN
- a CDS encoding phosphatase PAP2 family protein is translated as MRAALLNVLKSLASVWLLFLIAMSVFSILNIDFTITDVIYRFQGNAWAWKDTLITQDVLHTGGKWLSLAMGLVTLLLLILSTVVTRFKAYRTPLLYLFSATLLSTLLVATLKQLVNMECPWDLVRYGGERDFIGLLNTRPSSMPASACFPAGHASAGYTWVALYFFFAAIRPHWRWAGLSLGLGLGLTFGITQQFRGAHFLSHDLWTVMICWTVSFVLSRFLLHPSVH
- a CDS encoding diacylglycerol kinase, with protein sequence MPISTTSKPNGTGVKRIFRASINAVSGLKACWINESAFRQEVILCLVLYPFIFFVNATSVEKALLFSSLTLVVIVELINSAIECTIDRIGLEHNELSGRAKDMGAAAVMMTLFMMMGVWLCVLLY
- a CDS encoding glycosyltransferase family 9 protein: MHLLTLIRTNYYLKIMARFLEKRMKRFLLGGIRYIVKAPAPETINNLVGIEKILIIRPNFRLGNALISTPVIDAFRERFPSARIDYLATDKTWPLLQQRPVDHFHLLSRTAILRPWQCVTLLRRLRAQRYDLAVQVSGGSTSGFIVTRLIGARYSMGSGKGHQRWYNIEAEGKSSHAYDAIVNLTRPLGVACHNRPLLQLTDQERYQAMTKIRQLFSLHSDHSSDTDFIAIFVGGHQNKRWPLAFWLMLIDAMEACKIRYVVFLGPEEFRLLAPIEQRLMSSLYGSLCPPLPIRHFAAVLGRARLLVTPDSGPMHLAAALDVATISLVRQKKSLAFVPREAYDTILWRPEISTVIDAISANLDGQNATAPVQLASATNQPTQRVRTPPSAAPLHSSY
- a CDS encoding response regulator transcription factor, whose amino-acid sequence is MRALLIEDDSLLGDGIKTALEREGYTVDWFMLGREAISAIESETFSVIILDLGLPDMDGMQVLHLLRQQSTLPILILTARDAMEDRIGGLDAGADDYVLKPFNLKELLARLRVVMRRAEGRASQVLTLGALSIDEARHAVSWRGKDVKLGRREYALLLELARHPDRVLSRPRLENLLYGWGEEVESNAVEVHIHHLRKKLEKHLIINVRGIGYRLDSQAQ
- a CDS encoding ATP-binding protein; the protein is MISIRRYLLRTLAIALVVAGGVAFTAAYLITGHELEEILDTQLSLHSRIVAGQLDPNATIDDYARLASRMGLPEHPAQLYRDGNTVPVSSPESDPKLYHEEELKLVLGFWNADGSPRLLGGTWNDAGPFPAPLEEGFRWESYDGHRWRVFSMFDIASDTWISMGLRGSFHDEVVERITWNNLLPMLFLLPLLLWLMNRIIRRGTAPIQALSSQVQGRSAHDLRQIDNLVPQELNELRQSLNDFIARLKETLERERRFTADAAHELRTPLAALRIHLDNAQAGGEQSLQKAYVGVERLQRVVEQLLILARLDQGATTSPATIDLYPIIAELVAELWPLAEERNQHLRLTGLTQLETRADEVEVGILFRNLLDNALRYTSEGGQVEVELAFWEGLPRLTVRDTGPGLPEALLDKVTERFRRASGQGTTGSGLGLSIVSELAQRQNACLTLSNRTPNGLVVSVTWG
- a CDS encoding MFS transporter encodes the protein MLDVLAHRVYRHLFFAQVIALIGTGLTTVALALLAHDLAGGQAGVVLGTALAIKMVAYVGIAPLVGAYASRLPRRMLLVSLDLLRAAVVCALPFVTEVWQIYVLIFLLNACSAGFTPVFQATIPDILEDEEQYTRALSLSRLAYDLENLLSPMVAATLLMVMSFDVLFVLNALAFVISASLVISVLLPASQPLEDIPGVWRRVSYGIRIYLKTPRLRGLLALNLAVSAAGAMQIVNTVVLVRSMLGLGEKEVALAFAAAGGGSMLVALLLPKVLDRLPERPVMLLGGVIMALSLYLGWLGPSFAGLVGLWLLLGAGASMVMTPTGRLLKRSCQAEDRPALFAAQFSLSHGCWLITYPLAGWIGLNMGMAGTFAMLGTVALTATGLAAFAWPRRDPIEIAHEHSPIRHSHLHYHDEHHQHEHEGWEGPEPHRHPHHHPRNVHRHIFVIDNHHTRWPS
- a CDS encoding metal-sensing transcriptional repressor — translated: MTIHTHQSHPDIIKRLNRARGHLSSVTQMIEDGRHCLDIAQQLHAVEKAIQQAKRALVLDHIDHCLEDALGAQDQTQRARAEEFKAIARYL